A window of Micromonospora sp. WMMC415 genomic DNA:
GGCTGGCCGCCGCCGGGGCCACCGCCTGGCTGGTCGGCCAGGCCTTCATCAACATCGGCGGGGTGGTCGGGCTGCTGCCGCTCACCGGCGTGCCGCTGCCGTTCATCTCCGACGGTGGAAGCGCCCTGGTCGTCACGCTCGCCGCGATCGGGATGCTCGCGTCGTTCGCCCGCGCCGAACCTGATGCGGCGAGAGCCCTCCATGCCCGTCCGCCGGCCCGATGGGTCCGACTAGTGTGGGCCCCGTTGCCGCCGCTTCCCGGCCGGCGTCGGGCGGGTGCCCCGCCGGCCGCCCGGGCCCGGGTGCCCAGGGAGCGGCGCGGAGACGACCAGGCCGCACCGCGGGTCCGGGGGGACCGGACGAGGCGCGGGTCGGCGGACGAGAGGAGACGGTGATGGGTCCGCTGCGTTCGGTGGTGCTTGCGGGAGGCGGCACCGGGGGGCACATCTATCCGTTGCTCGCCTTCGCCGACTGCCTGCGCCGGCACGACCCCGGCGTCCGGATCACCTGCGTGGGCACGCCGAAGGGCCTGGAGAACGAGCTGATCCCGCCGGCCGGTTACGACCTGCGCCAGATCCCCGCGTACCAGCTGCCCCGCTCGGTCAACATGAACCTGGTGAAGACCCCGGGCCGGATGTGGACCGCGGCCCGCGCCGCGGGCAAGGTGATCGACGAGGTGCGGGCCGACGTCGTGGTGGGCTTCGGCGGGTACGTCTCGGTGCCGGCCTACCTGGCCGCGTGGCGGCGCGAGCTGCCCATCGTCATCCACGAGGTCAACGTGCCGCCGGGGGTGGCCAACCGGCTGGGCATGAAGTTCACCAAGCACGTCGCCGTCGGCTTCCCGCACCAGCCCGCTCAGGCGGAGGTGCTGCGCGACGCCCGCGTGGTCGGGGTGCCGCTGCGCCGCGGGATCGCCGGCCTCGACCGGTACGCGATGCGCAACGCCGCGCGCGCCCACTTCGGCCTCCGCCCCGACCTGCCGGTGCTGTTCGTGGCGGGCGGCTCGCAGGGCGCCCGCTCCATCAACCTCGCGGTGTCGGGCGCGGCCAAGGAACTGGCCCGCAACGGCGTGCAGGTGCTGCACGTGATCGGCGCCCGCAACGAGCCGGTGCCGGTGCCGACCGACCTGCCGGTGCCGTACGTGACCCTGCCGTACCTGTCGCAGATGGAGCTCGGCTACGCCGCCGCCGACCTGATGCTCGGCCGGGGCGGGGCGATGACCTGCGCCGAGGTGGCCGCGATCGGCCTGCCCACGGTGTACGTGCCGTACCCGCACAGCAACCAGGAGCAGCGGCGCAACGCGCTGCCGGTGGTGGAGGCCGGGGGTGGCGTGCTCGTCGACGACGCCGAGATGACCCCGGCCTGGGTCGAGCAGACCCTGATCCCGCTGATCCGTGACCCGCAGCGGCTCGCCGCGATGGGCGCCGCCGCGGGCGCGTACGGGCGCCGCGACGGCGACGAGGCGCTGCTCAACTTCGTCTACGAGGCGGTGGCCCGGTGAGCGCGAGGAGTGCAGCGCAGCGGAGCCCCGCAGTCGCGAACGAAAGGCTGGTCCGATGACCGCGCAGTTCACCCCGGCCGGCACACTCACCGCCGAGGATCTGGGCACGATCCACCTGATCGGGGTCGGCGGGGTCGGCATGAGCGGCCTGGCCCGGCTCTTCCTCACCCGGGGCATCCCGGTCTCCGGCAGCGAGTTGCGCGAGTGGCCGTCGCTGGCCGGCCTGCGCGCGCTCGGCGGCACGATCCACATGAGCCACGAGGTGTCCAACCTCGACGGGGTGGACACCGTCGTCTACTCGTCGGCGATCCCGCAGGACCACCTGGAGATGGTGGAGGCGCGCCGCCGCGGCCTGCGGGTGCTGCACCGCTCCGAGGCGCTCGCGGCGGCCATGACCGGCCGCCGGACGGTCGCGGTCGCCGGCACCCACGGCAAGACCACCACCACGTCGATGGTGACGATGGTGCTCCAGCAGGCCGGTGCCGACCCGTCCTTCGTGATCGGCGGGGAGATCTCCGAGGTCGGCTCGGGCGCGCACCACGGCACGGGCGAGTACTTCGTGGTGGAGGCGGACGAGAGCGACCGCTCCTTCCTCATCTACCGGCCGTTCGTGTCGATCATCACCAACATCGAGGCGGACCACCTCAACACGTACGGCGACCTGGCCAACCTGGAGGCGACGTTCGCCGAGTTCGCCCGCCTCACCGACCCGGACGGGTTCATCGTCACCTGCGCCGACGACGCGGGCGGCCGGCGGCTGGCCGAGACGCTGCGCGGCGAGGGCCGGCGGGTGTACACGTACGGCACCTCGGACGACGCCGACCTGCGGCTGACCGAGATGACGTCCTCGGCCAAGGGGATCCGCTACCTCGCCGGCATCGACGGGCGCTCGCTGGGTGAGTTCCGGATGCCGGTGCCGGGGCGGCACATGGGCCTCAACAGCGCCTCGGCGGTGCTCACCGCGTACCTCCTGGGCCTGCCCCTGGAGGCCGCGGAGGCGGCGCTGGCGGCCTTCCCCGGCGTGCGGCGGCGCTTCGAGCGCAAGGGCGTGGCCGACGACGTGCTGGTGTACGACGAGTACGCCTACCACCCGACGTCGATGACGCTGGCGTTGCAGACGTTGCGGGAGGTGGCCGGCGACGGCCGGCTGATCGTGGTGTTCCAGCCCTACCGGCTCTACCGCACCCGGGACCTCCAGACGGAGATCGCCGGGGCCCTCGCCATCGCCGACGAGGTGGTGCTGCTGGAGGTCTTCGGCCCGGGCGAGCAGCGCGGGCCGGGGGAGGGCTCGGTGGCGCTGGTCGAGGTGGTGCCGCTGCCGGCGGACCGGAAGGTCTTCGTCGACTCGTGGGACGCGGTGCCGGCCGAGGTGGCCCGGCGGGCCCGGCCGGGCGACGTCGTGGTGACCATGGGCGCTCCGCCCATCTCGCTCATGGGCGACCAGCTGCTCGCCGCGCTGTCGGTGCGCGGGGAGGGCGAGCCCGCCGGCACTGTGCCCGGCGGCGAGGCCGGTGGCGCGACGACGATCGGCGGCACCGTCCCGGGTGTCACCGGCGGCGCGGTCCCGGACGCCTCCGCGGCCGGATGAGTCCCGGGCCCGCGCGCGGGCGCACCACCGGCGCGGACGGCGGCGGCCGGCGGGGCCCGGCCCGCCGCTGGCAGCTCGTGCGGGCCGGTAGCGACGCCGTCCCCGCCTCGACCCGCCGGTTCATGGCCCGCGCCCGGCAGCGCCGGATGCGGGCGGCGCTGCCGTGGGCGGTCGCGGCCGGCGTGCTCGCGCTCGCCGGGCTGGTCGCCTGGACCGTGCTCGGGACCGGGCTGTTCGGCGTCCGCGAGGTGCGGGTGGAGGGCGCGACGCTGGTCACCCCGGTGCAGGTGCGCGACGCCGCCGGCGTCGCCGACGGTACGCCGCTGGCCCGGGTCGACCTGGCGGGCACCGCCCGGCGGATCGGTGCGCTGCCGGCGGTCGAGCGGGCCGACGTGATCCGCGACTGGCCGGACGCGCTGGTGGTCCGGGTGACCGAGCGGACCGGCGTGGCCGTGGTGCCGCGGGGGGAGCAGTTCGTCGTCGTCGACGGGGCCGGCGTGGTCTTCCGGACCCTCGCCGAGCGGCCCGGGGGCCTGCCGCTGGTCCGGCTGGCCGCGCCCGGCCCGGGGGACGCGGACACCCGCGCCGCCCTGGACGTGCTCGCCGCGCTGACTCCGCAGCTGCGGGCGGAGCTGGTGGACGTGACCGTCGAGGGGCTCGCCCGGATCACGCTCAACCTGCGGGGCGAGCGGCGGGTGGTGTGGGGCGACGCGACCCGGGGCGAGGACAAGGCGCGGGTCGCCACCGCGCTGCTGGACCGCGAGGCGGCGACGATCGACGTGAGCGCCCCCGACGTGGTGACCTTCCGGTGAGTGTGACGCGTCCGAAGGCGGCGACACGCCGCGTGGTTGCTTGGTTCGACGGGCGGGGGCGCTTACGTTGCCCCGAAGAGGATCAGTGGTTGACATAACTGTAAGCCTCTAGTAGAGGGTGAGGGTTTAGGCCCGAACCCCGCTGGTGCACAGCGTCCGTCGACCGCTGACCTGGCCAAGCCGTGTGGGGCCGGCCCATGCCAATCTCGAGGGGGAAAGGACCTTCAGATGACACCTCCGCACAACTACCTGGCGGTCATCAAGGTCGTCGGCATCGGGGGCGGCGGCGTGAACGCCGTCAACCGAATGATCGAGGTTGGGCTCAAGGGCGTCGAGTTCATCGCGATCAACACCGATGCGCAGGCGCTGCTGATGAGCGACGCCGACGTCAAGCTGGACGTCGGCCGTGAGCTGACCCGAGGGCTGGGCGCCGGTGCCAACCCGGACGTCGGCAAGAACGCCGCCGAGGACCACCGCGACGAGATCGAGGAGGTGCTCAAGGGCGCCGACATGGTCTTCGTGACCTGCGGCGAGGGCGGCGGCACCGGCACCGGTGGAGCGCCGGTGGTGGCGAACATCGCCCGCAAGCTCGGCGCGCTCACCATCGGCGTGGTGACCCGGCCGTTCTCGTTCGAGGGCAAGCGCCGCCAGGTGCAGGCCGAGTCGGGCATCGACGAGCTGCGCAACCAGTGCGACACGCTGATCGTGATCCCGAACGACCGGCTGCTCGCGCTCGGCGACCGGAACATCTCCATGATGGACGCGTTCCGCACCGCCGACCAGGTGCTCCTCTCCGGTGTCCAGGGCATCACCGACCTGATCACGACCCCCGGTCTGATCAACCTGGACTTCGCCGACGTCAAGAGCGTCATGAGCGGCGCGGGCAGCGCCCTCATGGGCATCGGCAGCGCCCGCGGGGAGAACCGCGCGGTGGAGGCGGCCGAGGCGGCGATCTCCAGCCCGCTGCTGGAGCAGAGCATGGACGGCGCGCGCGGCGTGCTGCTCTCCATCGCCGGCGGTTCCGATCTGGGCCTGTTCGAGATCAACGACGCGGCCCAGCTGGTCACCGACGCGGCGCACCCGGACGCGAACATCATCTTCGGCGCGGTCATCGACGACGCCCTCGGCGACGAGGTGCGGGTCACCGTGATCGCGGCGGGCTTCGACGGGGGCGCTCCCGCGTACAAGGCGGCCGAGCCGGCCCGCAAGACCAACCAGAACCAGCCGGCGCCGCCCACGACGCCGGTGCCGCCGCCGGCCACCATGCCGGCCCCGCAGCAGTCCCCCCGTCGGGTTCTCTTCGACGACGTCGACGTGCCCGACTTCCTCAAGAACGGTTCCTGAGCCCTGCCGATGAACAGCTCCGCCGCTCCGGTGCGTCCCGACCGTCGCGCCGAACTCGCGGCCGGCCTCGCCCGTGTCCGCTCCCGGATCGCCGACGCCTGCACGGCCGCCGGCCGGGACCACGGCGAGGTCACCATGATCGCGGTGACGAAGACGTACCCGGCCGGCGACGTGGTCGCGCTGGTCGGGCTCGGGGTCACCGACGTGGGGGAGAACCGGGACCAGGAGGCGTCCGGGAAGGCGGCCGAGGTGGCGGCGGCCGGGGTGACGCCCCGGTGGCACTTCATCGGCCAGTTGCAGCGCAACAAGGCGAAGTCGGTGGTCCGGTACGCCGACGTCGTGCAGTCCGTCGACAGTGTCCGGCTGGCCCGGGCGCTGGACGCGGCGTCGGCGGCCGGCCGGGACCGGCCGCTGGACGTGCTGGTGCAGGTGAGCATCGACGGCGACGCGGCCCGCGGGGGCGCGCTGCCGGGCTCCGCCGACCCGGACGCGGGGCTGGATCAGGTCGCGGAGGCGGTGGCCGGCGCGGACGGGCTCCGGCTCGGTGGCCTGATGGCGGTCGCGCCGCTGGGCTGGGAACCGGAGCGGGCGTTCGCCCGGCTCGCGGAGGTGGCGGCCGTTTTCCGGGCGCGCCATCCGGAGTCGACGGTTCTCTCGGCGGGAATGAGCGGCGACCTGGAAATGGCGATCCGGTACGGCGCGACACATGTCCGGGTGGGCAGCGCGTTGCTCGGAATGCGTTCCACGCTGCGGTAGCCTGACCGCCAGAAGCAAATTACATCGGTGTTGTTTTGGTGGGAGCGGCATCCCGGATCGGGGTCGTGGCGCGCGACGCGAATCGTGCGCCGGGGGATTGCCGGTCCGGTCCGGTGGGCAGAGATGATCCACTCGCGACAGGCGACACGGCACGGGGGCGCGTGCCGCACGGCGGACGGGAAGGGCGCGGGATGGGTGCGCTGCGCAAGGCGGGGGTCTGGCTCGGTCTGGTCGAGGAGGACGACGAGCGGGCCTACGACGACGGTGGCTACGACAAGGGTGGCTACCGCGATTCGCGGTACCGGTCGAGCCGGTACCCGGAGGACTTCGGCGACGAGGACGAGGACGACGCGGACGAGCCGCCGGCGCCCCGACCCCGGCTCGGCGACCGGGGCCGCCTGAGCGAGCGGGCCGCCGCGCGTTCCGCCGACGGCGATCGGCTCGAGGCGGAGCGGCCGGAGCGGGCCGAGCGGTCCAGCGTCCGGTCCATCACGCGGTCCGCCGCCGCCGAGACGTCCGGGGCGCTGACCTACCACACCCGCGACAACCTGGCCCTGGCGCCGCAGTCGCAGGCCCGTGAGCGCGCGGTCGTGGCGGACGAGGAGCAGCGGTACCAGATCACGACGCTGCACCCCACCACCTACCGCGAGGCCCGCACCATCGGCGAGCACTTCCGCGACGGCGTCCCGGTGATCATCAACCTCACCGAGATGGACGAGGCGGACGCCCGGCGCCTGGTCGACTTCGCCGCCGGTCTGGCGTTCGGGCTGCGCGGTACGATCGAGCGCGTGACCAATCGGGTGTTCCTGCTCTCACCGGCCAACGTCCAGGTCACCGCGGAGGACAAGGCCAAGATCGCTGAGGGCGGCTTTTTCAGTCTCAGTTGACCCCGCCCGAGCGCAAGGGACGTCGCCTGTCGTGTTGTCGATCGTGCTCCAGGTTCTCTACCTGATCCTGTTTGTCTTCCTTCTGGTTCTTCTGTCCCGATTCGTGTTGAGCGCCGTTCTGCAGTACGGCCGGCGGTGGCAGCCGGGGCGCGCGGCATCGGCGGGTCTGGAATCCGTGTGGAGCGTCACTGATCCCCCTCTCAGCGCGTTGAGGCGTGTGATCCCTCCGCTGCGAATTGGTACCGTGAGCATCGACCTGGCCTCCCTTGTGCTCCTGGTTATCCTGTTCGTGCTGATGGAGTTCGTGTTGAGGCCGTTGATCTTCAGGACCGCCTGATGACCGACGCGCTTTCGCGGCCGCAACTGACCCGAGGAGTTTCGATGCCGCTGACCCCGGCCGACGTCCACAACGTCGCCTTCAAAAAGCCGCCGATCGGCAAGCGGGGGTATGACGAGGAGGAGGTCGACGCCTTCCTGGACGAGGTCGAGCGCGAGCTTGCCCGTCTGATCGAGGAGAACAACGAACTGCGCGCCCAGGTGGAGCGCGGTGGCCGGGGCCCGGCCCCCGCCGGTCCCGGTGGCGACGCCCGTCTCGCCGCCGAGCTCAACGAGGTCAAGGCGCAGCTCGACCGGGTGCAGCGGGACAAGGCCGCGGCCGAGCAGGCCGCCCGCGCGATGCAGGCGGAGCTGGAGCAGGTCCGCGCCACGGGGGGCGCTGCGGTGACCGGCGACGGCGAGCAGCAGGCGCTGCGGGTGCTGATGATGGCCCAGCGGACCGCCGACGACCACGTCTCCGACGCCCGCCGCGAGGCCGACCAGCTGCTCTCCGAGGCCCGTTCCAAGGCCGAGGAGGTCACCCGGGAGGCGCGCGCCAAGGCCGACGCCCTCGAGCGGGACGCCCGGCAGCGCCACCAGGAGGCCATGGGTGGCCTCGACGCCAAGCGCACGGCGCTGCAGAAGCACATCGAGGAGCTCAAGCAGTTCGAGCGTGAGTACCGGACCCGCCTGAAGGCCTACCTGGAGAGCCAGCTGCGCGACCTCGACGGTCGCGGCCAGGGCCTCGAGGCCGAGATGAACCGCGCCGAGAGCGGCCGGGTC
This region includes:
- a CDS encoding cell division protein SepF encodes the protein MGALRKAGVWLGLVEEDDERAYDDGGYDKGGYRDSRYRSSRYPEDFGDEDEDDADEPPAPRPRLGDRGRLSERAAARSADGDRLEAERPERAERSSVRSITRSAAAETSGALTYHTRDNLALAPQSQARERAVVADEEQRYQITTLHPTTYREARTIGEHFRDGVPVIINLTEMDEADARRLVDFAAGLAFGLRGTIERVTNRVFLLSPANVQVTAEDKAKIAEGGFFSLS
- a CDS encoding YggT family protein, whose amino-acid sequence is MLSIVLQVLYLILFVFLLVLLSRFVLSAVLQYGRRWQPGRAASAGLESVWSVTDPPLSALRRVIPPLRIGTVSIDLASLVLLVILFVLMEFVLRPLIFRTA
- a CDS encoding DivIVA domain-containing protein; the protein is MPLTPADVHNVAFKKPPIGKRGYDEEEVDAFLDEVERELARLIEENNELRAQVERGGRGPAPAGPGGDARLAAELNEVKAQLDRVQRDKAAAEQAARAMQAELEQVRATGGAAVTGDGEQQALRVLMMAQRTADDHVSDARREADQLLSEARSKAEEVTREARAKADALERDARQRHQEAMGGLDAKRTALQKHIEELKQFEREYRTRLKAYLESQLRDLDGRGQGLEAEMNRAESGRVAGGNGLAAAGLAGSYGGGRSGALEGGR
- the murG gene encoding undecaprenyldiphospho-muramoylpentapeptide beta-N-acetylglucosaminyltransferase, which codes for MGPLRSVVLAGGGTGGHIYPLLAFADCLRRHDPGVRITCVGTPKGLENELIPPAGYDLRQIPAYQLPRSVNMNLVKTPGRMWTAARAAGKVIDEVRADVVVGFGGYVSVPAYLAAWRRELPIVIHEVNVPPGVANRLGMKFTKHVAVGFPHQPAQAEVLRDARVVGVPLRRGIAGLDRYAMRNAARAHFGLRPDLPVLFVAGGSQGARSINLAVSGAAKELARNGVQVLHVIGARNEPVPVPTDLPVPYVTLPYLSQMELGYAAADLMLGRGGAMTCAEVAAIGLPTVYVPYPHSNQEQRRNALPVVEAGGGVLVDDAEMTPAWVEQTLIPLIRDPQRLAAMGAAAGAYGRRDGDEALLNFVYEAVAR
- the ftsZ gene encoding cell division protein FtsZ: MTPPHNYLAVIKVVGIGGGGVNAVNRMIEVGLKGVEFIAINTDAQALLMSDADVKLDVGRELTRGLGAGANPDVGKNAAEDHRDEIEEVLKGADMVFVTCGEGGGTGTGGAPVVANIARKLGALTIGVVTRPFSFEGKRRQVQAESGIDELRNQCDTLIVIPNDRLLALGDRNISMMDAFRTADQVLLSGVQGITDLITTPGLINLDFADVKSVMSGAGSALMGIGSARGENRAVEAAEAAISSPLLEQSMDGARGVLLSIAGGSDLGLFEINDAAQLVTDAAHPDANIIFGAVIDDALGDEVRVTVIAAGFDGGAPAYKAAEPARKTNQNQPAPPTTPVPPPATMPAPQQSPRRVLFDDVDVPDFLKNGS
- a CDS encoding cell division protein FtsQ/DivIB, with amino-acid sequence MSPGPARGRTTGADGGGRRGPARRWQLVRAGSDAVPASTRRFMARARQRRMRAALPWAVAAGVLALAGLVAWTVLGTGLFGVREVRVEGATLVTPVQVRDAAGVADGTPLARVDLAGTARRIGALPAVERADVIRDWPDALVVRVTERTGVAVVPRGEQFVVVDGAGVVFRTLAERPGGLPLVRLAAPGPGDADTRAALDVLAALTPQLRAELVDVTVEGLARITLNLRGERRVVWGDATRGEDKARVATALLDREAATIDVSAPDVVTFR
- a CDS encoding YggS family pyridoxal phosphate-dependent enzyme — translated: MNSSAAPVRPDRRAELAAGLARVRSRIADACTAAGRDHGEVTMIAVTKTYPAGDVVALVGLGVTDVGENRDQEASGKAAEVAAAGVTPRWHFIGQLQRNKAKSVVRYADVVQSVDSVRLARALDAASAAGRDRPLDVLVQVSIDGDAARGGALPGSADPDAGLDQVAEAVAGADGLRLGGLMAVAPLGWEPERAFARLAEVAAVFRARHPESTVLSAGMSGDLEMAIRYGATHVRVGSALLGMRSTLR
- the murC gene encoding UDP-N-acetylmuramate--L-alanine ligase; its protein translation is MTAQFTPAGTLTAEDLGTIHLIGVGGVGMSGLARLFLTRGIPVSGSELREWPSLAGLRALGGTIHMSHEVSNLDGVDTVVYSSAIPQDHLEMVEARRRGLRVLHRSEALAAAMTGRRTVAVAGTHGKTTTTSMVTMVLQQAGADPSFVIGGEISEVGSGAHHGTGEYFVVEADESDRSFLIYRPFVSIITNIEADHLNTYGDLANLEATFAEFARLTDPDGFIVTCADDAGGRRLAETLRGEGRRVYTYGTSDDADLRLTEMTSSAKGIRYLAGIDGRSLGEFRMPVPGRHMGLNSASAVLTAYLLGLPLEAAEAALAAFPGVRRRFERKGVADDVLVYDEYAYHPTSMTLALQTLREVAGDGRLIVVFQPYRLYRTRDLQTEIAGALAIADEVVLLEVFGPGEQRGPGEGSVALVEVVPLPADRKVFVDSWDAVPAEVARRARPGDVVVTMGAPPISLMGDQLLAALSVRGEGEPAGTVPGGEAGGATTIGGTVPGVTGGAVPDASAAG